A single genomic interval of Helicoverpa armigera isolate CAAS_96S chromosome 22, ASM3070526v1, whole genome shotgun sequence harbors:
- the LOC110371746 gene encoding homeobox protein cut isoform X6, translating to MLRALDLGGGERSLERKPELRSPSGAPSLRDHSAERERSAERRDTGVEEWPSTPPPLNNNTTHHNNNGPTPLPLPPPSPFRFEEHRTYRFAEDMGPLPPGALVGRLGDSLIPKGDPMEARLQEMLRYNIDKYANTNLDTLHISRRVRELLSVHNIGQRLFAKYVLGLSQGTVSELLSKPKPWDKLTEKGRDSYRKMHAWACDEAAIMLLKSLIPKKVGTKDGTGAVFGRPEGEGDDRLTHAILSEAHLMKTPSGPQHNDDSRSNEDSSSPRTQCPSPFSNKDSSQNRRLKKYENDDIPQEKVARIYQEELAKIMTRRVEDIRREGFPGMFPPFFSGGMPPHMERPPEDIRMALEAYHRELAKIQPAGNIPNLHNLPAMPPFPNLLALQQQAMQQAQNQQMNGSGAVQDLSLPKDKNAKMNGMTDSDKDRSMDAEEAIRHAGSAFSLVRPKLEPGQQSTGSSASSPLGNAILPPAITPNDDFSSSAAASPLQRMASITNSLISQPSNPPHHPPVQRSMKAVLPPITQQQFDLFNNLNTEDIVRRVKEALSQYSISQRLFGESVLGLSQGSVSDLLARPKPWHMLTQKGREPFIRMKMFLEDDNAVHKLVASQYKIAPEKLMRTGNYSGAPPCPPNMNKPMPPTQKMISDATSLLSKMQQEQLLGGGHLGHLGQPTPLLLTPPGFPPHHAVTLPPQHHDNNNKERKPPPPPQPHHQPPVMRNLHQHISPSVYEMAALTQDLDTQTITTKIKEALLANNIGQKIFGEAVLGLSQGSVSELLSKPKPWHMLSIKGREPFIRMQLWLSDAHNIDRLQALKNERREASKRRRSSGPGQDNSSDTSSNDTSEFYHSSSPGPTAGAPCAKKQRVLFSEEQKEALRLAFALDPYPNMPTIEFLATELGLSSRTITNWFHNHRMRLKQQAPHGLPAEPPARDQSSAPFDPVQFRLLLNQRLLELQKERMGLAGVPLPYPPYFAANSNLAALIGRGLLPPEDQVKDQSGGLDLSMPLKREPDGDDFEDDDVESNLGSEDSLDEESKTEPKATSTPAGRSSRRKPAAPQWVNPDWQDEKPRNPDEVIINGVCVMRSDDFRREAEETVRVEPSPVAGAASPAASPAPRTPHTPHTPHTPHTPRPPHTPDDVIPEDKIKSETDDGWEY from the exons TCCGAGCGCTCGACTTGGGCGGCGGAGAGCGGTCACTAGAGCGCAAGCCCGAGCTCCGGTCGCCCAGCGGCGCGCCCTCCCTGCGCGACCACTCCGCCGagcgcgagcgcagcgccgagcGACGCGACACAG GTGTGGAGGAGTGGCCCagcacgccgccgccgctcaACAACAACACGACGCACCACAACAACAACGGCCCCACGCCGctgccgctgccgccgccgAGCCCCTTCCGCTTCGAGGAGCACCGCACCTACAGGTTCGCCGAGGACATGGGCCCGCTGCCGCCCGGCGCGCTGGTCGGCCGCCTCGGCGACTCCCTCATCCCCAAGGGCGACCCCATGGAGGCGCGGCTGCAGGAGATGCTCAGATACAACATCGACAAGTACGCGAACACGAACCTGGACACGCTGCACATCAGCCGGAGGGTGCGGGAGCTGCTCTCGGTGCACAACATCGGCCAGAGACTGTTCGCGAAGTACGTGCTGGGGCTCTCGCAAGGCACCGTGTCGGAGCTGCTGTCCAAGCCGAAGCCCTGGGACAAGCTCACGGAGAAGGGGCGCGACTCCTACAGGAAGATGCACGCGTGGGCCTGTGACGAGGCCGCCATCATGCTGCTCAAGTCACTGATCCCTAAAAAAG TCGGGACAAAGGATGGCACTGGCGCCGTGTTCGGCCGGCCGGAAGGCGAGGGTGACGACAGGCTCACGCACGCGATACTCAGCGAGGCGCATCTCATGAAGACGCCCAGCGGACCTCAACACAACGATGACTCCAGAAGCAATGAGGACTCCAGCTCACCCAGGACTCAGTGTCCCTCACCTTTCTCGAATAAG GACTCGAGTCAAAATAGAAGACTTAAGAAGTATGAGAATGATGACATTCCTCAAGAGAAGGTGGCGCGCATTTATCAGGAGGAGCTCGCCAAAATCATGACCAGGAGAGTAGAGGACATTCGCCGCGAAGGTTTCCCTGG CATGTTTCCTCCCTTTTTCAGCGGCGGCATGCCACCACACATGGAGAGGCCACCAGAAGACATTCGCATGGCACTGGAAGCGTACCACAGAGAACTTGCCAAGATCCAGCCGGCGGGCAACATTCCCAACCTGCACAACTTGCCAGCGATGCCGCCCTTTCCGAACCTCCTCGCGTTGCAGCAGCAGGCGATGCAACAAGCTCAGAACCAACAGATGAATGGCTCCGGAGCGGTCCAAGATCTCTCTTTGCCTAAAGATAAAAACGCCAAAATGAATGGAATGACTGATAGTGATAAGGATAGGTCAATGGATGCCGAAGAGGCTATTAGGCACGCGGGGAGCGCATTCTCATTAGTGAGGCCAAAACTAGAGCCGGGACAGCAATCAACAGGATCGTCTGCGTCCAGTCCGCTGGGCAACGCGATACTACCGCCTGCAATCACTCCAAATGATGACTTCAGTAGTTCAGCAGCAGCAAGCCCACTACAGCGGATGGCATCGATCACGAACAGTCTCATCTCCCAGCCATCCAACCCTCCTCATCATCCTCCCGTACAGAGGTCGATGAAAGCAGTTCTTCCACCAATCACACAACAGCAATTTGATCTCTTTAACAATTTGAACACAGAAGATATAGTAAGGAGAGTGAAGGAGGCTCTAAGCCAGTATTCTATTAGCCAAAGACTGTTTGGAGAGTCTGTTCTGGGTCTATCACAAGGATCTGTCAGCGACCTGCTAGCGAGGCCAAAGCCCTGGCACATGCTCACGCAGAAGGGACGAGAGCCTTTCATCCGCATGAAGATGTTCTTAGAGGATGACAATGCTGTCCACAAATTGGTAGCATCACAATACAAAATCGCGCCGGAAAAACTTATGAGGACTGGAAACTACAGCGGAGCACCTC CTTGTCCGCCAAATATGAACAAACCCATGCCGCCAACACAAAAGATGATTTCCGACGCGACGTCCCTGCTGAGCAAGATGCAGCAGGAGCAGCTACTGGGCGGCGGGCACCTGGGGCACCTGGGGCAGCCGACGCCGCTGCTGCTGACGCCGCCCGGCTTCCCGCCGCACCACGCCGTCACGCTGCCGCCGCAGCACCACGACAACAACAACAAGGAGCGCAAgcctccgccgccgccgcagccgcACCACCAGCCGCCCGTCATGCGTAACCTGCACCAGCACATCTCGCCCAGCGTCTATGAGATGGCCGCGCTCACACAGGACCTAGACACGCAAACCATCACCACTAAAATTAAAGAAGCACTGCTGGCAAATAACATTGGCCAGAAAATCTTCGGCGAAGCTGTACTAGGTCTATCACAAGGTTCCGTCAGTGAACTGCTTTCGAAACCGAAGCCATGGCATATGCTCAGCATCAAGGGACGGGAACCATTCATTCGCATGCAGCTGTGGTTGAGTGATGCCCACAATATTGATCGTCTCCAAGCTTTGAAGAATGAGAGGCGGGAAGCGAGCAAGCGACGGCGATCAAGCGGCCCCGGGCAGGACAACTCATCTGACACGTCATCTAATGACACGTCAGAGTTCTACCACTCGAGCTCTCCCGGCCCCACTGCGGGAGCGCCGTGCGCTAAGAAACAACGAGTACTATTCTCGGAAGAGCAGAAAGAGGCGCTTAGATTAGCATTTGCACTCGATCCCTACCCAAACATGCCAACGATCGAATTCCTTGCCACAGAGTTGGGTCTGTCGTCACGAACCATCACTAACTGGTTCCACAATCACCGCATGCGGCTAAAACAACAAGCGCCGCATGGCTTACCGGCCGAACCTCCCGCACGGGATCAGTCTTCTGCGCCTTTCGACCCTGTCCAGTTCCGTCTTCTCCTTAATCAGAGATTACTGGAACTTCAAAAGGAAAGAATGGGTCTCGCGGGAGTACCTCTGCCTTACCCGCCGTACTTCGCAGCAAACTCAAACTTAGCGGCGCTGATCGGACGTGGGCTATTACCCCCTGAAGATCAGGTGAAGGACCAGTCTGGTGGCCTTGACCTTTCGATGCCTCTGAAACGAGAACCCGACGGCGATGACTTCGAAGATGACGATGTCGAGAGCAACCTCGGCTCCGAGGACTCGCTGGACGAGGAATCTAAGACTGAGCCGAAGGCGACGTCCACGCCCGCAGGCCGCTCCAGCAGACGGAAGCCCGCGGCGCCGCAGTGGGTAAACCCCGACTGGCAGGACGAGAAGCCGCGCAACCCTGACGAGGTGATAATCAACGGAGTGTGCGTGATGAGGAGCGACGACTTCCGGAGAGAGGCGGAGGAGACGGTGCGCGTGGAGCCGTCGCCGGTGGCGGGTGCCGCGTCCCCCGCCGcgtcgcccgcgccgcgcacccCGCACACCCCGCACACCCCGCACACGCCCCAcacgccgcgcccgccgcacacgcctgatgacgtcattccCGAAGACAAGATCAAATCCGAGACGGACGACGGCTGGGAGTACTAA